A part of Thalassophryne amazonica chromosome 3, fThaAma1.1, whole genome shotgun sequence genomic DNA contains:
- the si:ch211-157b11.14 gene encoding LOW QUALITY PROTEIN: uncharacterized protein si:ch211-157b11.14 (The sequence of the model RefSeq protein was modified relative to this genomic sequence to represent the inferred CDS: inserted 2 bases in 1 codon; substituted 3 bases at 3 genomic stop codons) codes for MFSERRDTRMDDLDHSMHIAESDWLSFYKESEECSLQYPLVACPDNSNLCDSDDLSSVFTGQDEQQRCTAGSSDEQQSEAAGCSSGDIAKNDNWLKNGAAQVSSEIYFSLDRDMCNTGEMQMKTAEQTNIFTTTQQAEVNFCAEDDVQRDSGIEEPKLSSYNQTQLNVPESHVTDRPVGEKVSQVYLRTEKERWFVTVNDSYVRQRVYATSVKKKXQRHNKCSKGSRTCSMRQESTLGGHDYDFENYPSAPESVQEILCLPKDHFPKTQPDFKLLPQQCSSLMTNGNDVFGRTDNVGTNYMETGKTRSHENAVCSNAAAANCVSYESTGSLECVQPAVTFGQRFHKMPDDNNAHSTVCNVLSGPPRQQKQEFLKGLDISEPVFSISAFWGEMEKLTINSILQLKMATESSQXATTCTEAGRPDVNEQILLIPRCVIRLTGVXWTHLHSXPGYFTQLDEAKPDLSSYEFSTFSDFEDEYYQPIGNSQNKPMDISVSFLKERLREFCILCRQGATGLLSNV; via the exons ATGTTTTCAGAAAGAAGAGATACCAGAATGGATGATCTGGATCACAGCATGCACATTGCAGAATCTGACTGGCTGAGCTTCTacaaggaaagtgaggagtgcaGTCTGCAGTATCCTCTCGTCGCCTGCCCCGATAACTCAAACCTCTGTGATTCTGATGATTTAAGTTCAGTTTTCACAGGTCAGGATGAGCAACAGAGGTGCACGGCTGGAAGCAGTGACGAGCAGCAAAGTGAAGCTGCGGGGTGCAGCTCAGGTGATATTGCAAAAAATGACAACTGGCTCAAAAATGGTGCAGCACAAGTGAGTTCTGAAATATACTTCAGTCTAGACAGAGACATGTGCAACACAGGAGAGATGCAAATGAAAACTGCAGAACAGACAAACATTTTTACAACCACACAGCAAGCTGAAGTAAACTTCTGTGCAGAAGATGACGTGCAGAGGGACAGCGGCATAGAGGAACCTAAGCTGTCTTCTTACAACCAAACACAACTGAACGTGCCTGAATCACACGTGACAGACAGGCCTGTGGGAGAGAAAGTGAGCCAGGTGTATTTAAGAACAGAGAAAGAGCGCTGGTTTGTGACTGTAAACGACAGTTATGTACGACAGCGTGTGTACGCCACCTCTgtgaaaaaaaa ccaaagacaTAATAAATGCAGTAAGGGCAGTCGCACATGCAGCATGAGGCAGGAGTCCACACTTGGAGGACACGA TTATGATTTTGAAAACTATCCATCAGCTCCTGAATCTGTTCAAGAGATTCTTTGTCTTCCCAAGGACCATTTTCCCAAAACACAACCCGATTTCAAACTCCTGCCGCAGCAGTGCTCATCTCTGATGACAAACGGCAACGATGTGTTTGGACGAACTGACAATGTTGGCACCAACTATATGGAGACCGGAAAAACGCGATCACATGAGAACGCAGTCTGCAGCAATGCAGCAGCTGCCAATTGTGTATCTTATGAAAGCACTGGCAGCCTGGAATGTGTTCAGCCTGCTGTGACATTTGGCCAAAGATTTCACAAAATGCCAGATGACAACAACGCACACAGCACAGTGTGCAACGTGCTCTCAGGTCCACCCAGACAACAAAAGCAGGAATTCCTAAAAGGATTGGACATTTCAG AACCGGTGTTTTCCATTTCTGCCTTTTGGGGTGAGATGGAAAAATTGACAATAAATAGTATTTTACAGCTAAAAATGGCCACAGAATCATCTCAGTGAGCCACGACATGCACAGAAGCGGGAAGACCAGATGTCAATGAACAAATTCTCCTTATACCGAGGTGCGTCATTCGCCTGACGGGAGTCTAATGGACACATCTGCACTCCTAACCAGGTTATTTCACACAGCTAGATGAAGCTAAACCAGATCTTTCAAGCTATGAATTTTCCACCTTTTCAGATTTTGAAGACGAATATTACCAGCCTATAGGTAACAGCCAAAATAAACCAATGGACATCAGCGTTTCCTTTCTCAAAGAAAGACTGAGAGAATTCTGCATACTTTGCAGACAGGGAGCCACTGGCCTGCTGAGCAATGTTTAG